Proteins from a genomic interval of Schistocerca cancellata isolate TAMUIC-IGC-003103 chromosome 8, iqSchCanc2.1, whole genome shotgun sequence:
- the LOC126094526 gene encoding RNA-binding protein 41-like isoform X2, whose protein sequence is MAKVQSTRAKLYETKSTVADEPTEHVESAGDRLIKELVTKQLDKNITLEEQLQDKKHFEKASEYCPFTNLTSGKSSLKQFEETAKKAAHIEDLKSFGLSNEEVEMALDYELGEDHFSQKYKKVEKSILSSQLLLIHSKINSGLNEREQEVEKRLSVGRHEQELSLSVKPESLHTRLLQFALSCKATISDPRPGNHPIHHLKELEEELFGSLRKRRKKEKITYPQKSSAPCAVENSHCHYNYDHHSTLWDVKESPMGKEDCKNAKKNTKQINETRVYTCKPETLYTIKDGKIVQLNALPKHKTDMKEKDTCGGQAFVLSDVNSSEVQVVSLSEIQNNRLNLEQIKQLPRFQNYDRGLPSPVLFLKNLPGCVKESDLVSIFNLFESSEDKRIIYRLMTGRMKGQAFITFPTTDMATKALETVNGYVLKGKPIIIQYGKSCPTV, encoded by the exons ATGGCTAAGGTACAGAGTACGAGAGCAAAGCTCTATGAAACTAAATCCACAGTAGCAGATGAACCCACCGAGCATGTGGAATCTGCAGGTGACCGACTTATCAAAGAGCTGGTCACTAAGCAGTTGGACAAAAACATTACATTAGAAGA GCAACTGCAAGacaaaaaacattttgaaaaagcCTCTGAATATTGTCCATTTACAAATTTAACATCTGGGAAAAGCTCGCTGAAGCAGTTTGAAGAAACAGCAAAGAAAGCCGCCCATATAGAGGATTTGAAGTCATTTGGGCTCTCCAATGAAGAAGTGGAAATGGCACTAGATTATGAACTTGGGGAGGATCATTtctcacaaaaatacaaaaaagttgAAAAATCTATCCTTTCATCACAACTGTTACTTATACATTCAAAAATAAACAGTGGACTGAATGAACGAGAGCAGGAAGTGGAGAAAAG GTTGTCAGTTGGAAGGCATGAGCAAGAATTGAGTTTATCTGTAAAGCCAGAAAGTTTACACACAAGGTTGTTGCAGTTTGCACTATCCTGCAAGGCTACAATTTCTGACCCACGGCCTGGTAATCATCCCATTCATCATCTTAAAGAACTTGAGGAAGAGTTGTTTGGTTCTTTAAGAAAAAGACGTAAGAAAGAGAAAATTACCTATCCACAAAAATCAAGTGCCCCTTGTGCTGTTGAAAATTCACACTGCCATTACAACTACGATCACCATTCAACACTTTGGGATGTCAAAGAAAGTCCAATGGGAAAAGAAGATTGTAAGAATGCCAAGAAAAACACAAAACAGATAAATGAAACACGTGTGTATACTTGTAAACCTGAAACATTATACACCATAAAAGATGGTAAAATAGTGCAGTTAAATGCATTGCCCAAACATAAAACTGACATGAAAGAGAAAGATACATGTGGAGGTCAAGCTTTTGTGTTGTCAGATGTAAATAGCAGTGAAGTACAAGTAGTTTCATTAAGTGAGATTCAGAATAACAGACTAAACTTGGAACAGATTAAACAGCTACCTCGATTCCAAAATTATGACAGAGGCTTACCATCACCT gtgctgtttctcaagaatttaccTGGCTGTGTGAAAGAGTCAGATCTGGTATCAATATTTAACTTATTTGAATCATCTGAAGACAAGAGAATTATCTACAGACTGATGACTGGCAGAATGAAAGGCCAAGCTTTCATTACCTTTCCAA CTACTGACATGGCAACAAAGGCATTAGAAACTGTTAATGGCTATGTCTTAAAGGGAAAGCCTATTATTATACAATACGGAAAGTCATGCCCCACTGTATGA
- the LOC126094526 gene encoding RNA-binding protein 41-like isoform X1 produces MAKVQSTRAKLYETKSTVADEPTEHVESAGDRLIKELVTKQLDKNITLEEQLQDKKHFEKASEYCPFTNLTSGKSSLKQFEETAKKAAHIEDLKSFGLSNEEVEMALDYELGEDHFSQKYKKVEKSILSSQLLLIHSKINSGLNEREQEVEKRLSVGRHEQELSLSVKPESLHTRLLQFALSCKATISDPRPGNHPIHHLKELEEELFGSLRKRRKKEKITYPQKSSAPCAVENSHCHYNYDHHSTLWDVKESPMGKEDCKNAKKNTKQINETRVYTCKPETLYTIKDGKIVQLNALPKHKTDMKEKDTCGGQAFVLSDVNSSEVQVVSLSEIQNNRLNLEQIKQLPRFQNYDRGLPSPVSIVLFLKNLPGCVKESDLVSIFNLFESSEDKRIIYRLMTGRMKGQAFITFPTTDMATKALETVNGYVLKGKPIIIQYGKSCPTV; encoded by the exons ATGGCTAAGGTACAGAGTACGAGAGCAAAGCTCTATGAAACTAAATCCACAGTAGCAGATGAACCCACCGAGCATGTGGAATCTGCAGGTGACCGACTTATCAAAGAGCTGGTCACTAAGCAGTTGGACAAAAACATTACATTAGAAGA GCAACTGCAAGacaaaaaacattttgaaaaagcCTCTGAATATTGTCCATTTACAAATTTAACATCTGGGAAAAGCTCGCTGAAGCAGTTTGAAGAAACAGCAAAGAAAGCCGCCCATATAGAGGATTTGAAGTCATTTGGGCTCTCCAATGAAGAAGTGGAAATGGCACTAGATTATGAACTTGGGGAGGATCATTtctcacaaaaatacaaaaaagttgAAAAATCTATCCTTTCATCACAACTGTTACTTATACATTCAAAAATAAACAGTGGACTGAATGAACGAGAGCAGGAAGTGGAGAAAAG GTTGTCAGTTGGAAGGCATGAGCAAGAATTGAGTTTATCTGTAAAGCCAGAAAGTTTACACACAAGGTTGTTGCAGTTTGCACTATCCTGCAAGGCTACAATTTCTGACCCACGGCCTGGTAATCATCCCATTCATCATCTTAAAGAACTTGAGGAAGAGTTGTTTGGTTCTTTAAGAAAAAGACGTAAGAAAGAGAAAATTACCTATCCACAAAAATCAAGTGCCCCTTGTGCTGTTGAAAATTCACACTGCCATTACAACTACGATCACCATTCAACACTTTGGGATGTCAAAGAAAGTCCAATGGGAAAAGAAGATTGTAAGAATGCCAAGAAAAACACAAAACAGATAAATGAAACACGTGTGTATACTTGTAAACCTGAAACATTATACACCATAAAAGATGGTAAAATAGTGCAGTTAAATGCATTGCCCAAACATAAAACTGACATGAAAGAGAAAGATACATGTGGAGGTCAAGCTTTTGTGTTGTCAGATGTAAATAGCAGTGAAGTACAAGTAGTTTCATTAAGTGAGATTCAGAATAACAGACTAAACTTGGAACAGATTAAACAGCTACCTCGATTCCAAAATTATGACAGAGGCTTACCATCACCTGTAAGTATT gtgctgtttctcaagaatttaccTGGCTGTGTGAAAGAGTCAGATCTGGTATCAATATTTAACTTATTTGAATCATCTGAAGACAAGAGAATTATCTACAGACTGATGACTGGCAGAATGAAAGGCCAAGCTTTCATTACCTTTCCAA CTACTGACATGGCAACAAAGGCATTAGAAACTGTTAATGGCTATGTCTTAAAGGGAAAGCCTATTATTATACAATACGGAAAGTCATGCCCCACTGTATGA